A single region of the Gossypium arboreum isolate Shixiya-1 chromosome 12, ASM2569848v2, whole genome shotgun sequence genome encodes:
- the LOC108478289 gene encoding protein SRC2 homolog — translation MAYPHEIEVTLTTATNLKNVNWRYGPIRPYVVVWVDPNYKFSTKVDAEGDTSPTWNETLVLPLSAPIDDDTTLFIDVVHAGSEEDTKPLIGSAKLKLREVLDDAGFGERHKKTLQLKRPSGRPQGKVDVKVLIRESRYHEPDPYRATLYQVPTSPAAPPAYGYPYGQPPRNPYYASPPAAYPYSGYNYNVPPPYGQAPLSMGNGGYTYYGQEEKKSKFGGMGTGLAVGAVAGALGGLALAEGVDAVEDHIVDEVAEKVEDDLGYDDVGGADDF, via the coding sequence ATGGCCTATCCGCATGAAATAGAAGTAACCCTCACCACCGCCACGAACCTCAAAAACGTGAACTGGCGCTACGGTCCGATCAGGCCCTACGTCGTCGTTTGGGTTGACccaaattacaaattttccacTAAAGTCGACGCGGAAGGTGACACCAGTCCCACCTGGAACGAAACTCTCGTCCTCCCTCTCTCTGCTCCCATCGACGACGATACAACCCTCTTCATCGACGTCGTACACGCCGGCTCCGAGGAAGACACCAAGCCTCTCATCGGCTCAGCTAAGCTCAAGCTCCGTGAAGTTCTCGATGACGCCGGCTTCGGTGAACGCCACAAGAAAACACTCCAGCTGAAACGTCCCTCCGGGAGGCCGCAAGGCAAAGTTGACGTCAAGGTTTTGATCAGAGAGTCACGGTATCACGAGCCTGATCCGTACCGTGCAACTCTCTACCAGGTCCCAACATCACCGGCAGCTCCGCCAGCTTATGGTTACCCGTACGGTCAACCGCCGCGAAATCCTTACTATGCATCTCCACCAGCTGCCTACCCCTACAGTGGTTACAATTACAACGTCCCGCCGCCGTACGGTCAGGCTCCATTGAGCATGGGAAATGGAGGGTATACTTATTACGGGCAAGAGGAGAAGAAGAGTAAGTTTGGAGGGATGGGAACAGGGTTGGCGGTGGGTGCGGTTGCAGGGGCATTGGGTGGACTGGCGTTAGCAGAAGGTGTGGATGCGGTGGAGGATCATATCGTAGATGAGGTGGCGGAGAAGGTTGAAGACGATCTTGGATACGACGACGTTGGTGGTGCTGATGATTTTTAA